caaacaTACCATACTTTATCAACttatatgtattttctttttttaccgTTTTCTTTTATGGGGGTATAagtataatcattttaaaactgaaattacatccataatataaaaaaaaaatggcaaCGCAATGCTTTGTAAAGCTTGTACAAGATAATAGTATACGGACTGTGTATTAGATTGTATATAAAAAACGTATACAtccatgttatatatatatatatatatatatcctataGTTTATGTGAGTAAAACTTGCGAGTCCGAAGATGTAGAATGCAAGCCAAAAAAGTgccaaagaaagaaaaggaaccccATATGATGAAAGTGTTCCTGTAGCATTCCATGCCCATGCATTTTCCATTTTCATTCCCTCCCTTATGATAAACAATAGCAGCCAAGTATCCAAACAAAAGGGACCCCACAGGAATGTTGGCTACCACCACATTATGGTTCACTGAGAAATTCTTGGTTCCAAATAGTTCAGTGGTCGTCGACACAGCAATTGAAGTTATTGCACCATTACACACTCCAATTATGGCAGTGCTAACATACAAGGCAAGGTGAGTCTTGTTCAGCAGTAAGAAAAACGCCCCAGCAATTGGAGCCATTAATACCATCATATAACCTGGTTTTGATATTGCACACCTGTTGTCCCTGCATACCATCATAGACAAAAATGTCAATAAAAATCTAATAGCAGGTTCATCTTTATTTATGTATATCAACTAACACATTTATgtcttttatttgaattatgttACAAAATAAATGCACTAGGTACTGGTTGGTGTTAGACAGGAATAACTAGGAagatagaaaatgaattatttacCTGTAAAAGTAATCTATTATAGATGGCATGAGACGTCCAAAGAATccaaaagaagaagacaaagacACCAACGATGAAGTTCCAGAATAGCCTCGGGATTCGGCTATTTGCCCCAAGTTATTCAGAAACACCAAACCCAGTGTTGCACCAAACAAATACACGAAGAAGTATAACCAGAAATCAAGTCTTCTCAACATTAACTTGGTTTCTACTTCTTCTCTTACACCTACATCATGAacttcttcactttcttcatcctctttCACTTCATTTTCCGTTCTCTCGTCATGACCAGCTTCTGTAGTGAAATTATAGACTCtttgtttttctgtatttttgtgCCATGACCCTACTATCATCATGGAAAGTGGAACTAACATAGGCATGAGAAGGGACACTAGAATACCAATAAGGCTACCCAGTGAAGATATTTTGTTTGAGACAAACTCCAAACTGCTCATGACAGCATAAATTCCAGTGGCAATTGTTATGGCAAAGATGACATCAAATCCAACCCTACTGTGTTTAGGACTTGTGACTTCAATTTCTCTAATCACAGGAGTTGTTATCAGGCTAACTAGCAAAGGCAAGACTGAGTTCAGAAAGAGAAAGGCTATGGCTCTTTTTTTGTGTCCTGCAACATCAACAATGGTGGTATAAACCTTAGCACTTAACCCTTGGTAACTAGTTGTTATCCCCACAGCAACTTGGCGATCAGATGGAAAGTTCCTTATGGCGATGACATAGCAGACAGTATTAATCCAACAAATGCTGTTTCCTGCTAAAACAGTAAGAAAGAAGACATGCCAATAGGAGAGAGAGGAGATATGGTTTGTAATGAAGAGATATTGTACACCATAGCCAACCAGTCCAAGAGTTGAACCAATCATGAGTACAAGCCAAAGGGGTAAGTAAATAGAAGCCAGGCCAGATAAAAAACCAAATAGTTTGCCAGCATCAGAGGCAAAAGCAAGGTTATTGAGCTGAAACTGAGAGATGGAAAGAAGCTGTTTTAGCTGTGATGAGTAAGCAGGGAAATTGGTGTTTGTTCCTGTTATGGATTGGAGCCAAATGATGCCCACAAGACTCAGCCATTGAAAGGCAGTTGAAGGCATTGTGAAGaagttggtgagaaaatttgaACTTCACACTTCTTAACTCACAGTAACTAATGTGTGTTGGTCTTATATATGCTGAAAACCAAAATCAAGAATATGCTTAGTCATCACCTAATTAATCTctccaatatatttttttatctgtccaaagtaattataaattataatacttccaattttattttctattacatAAGAAAAACACATATCTAATCAccttatattaataaatgtagttaaattagtaaattttaattaacgAAGTCCTAAAcgaaaaaaatatcttaaatactctgattttatgttttttaatcaGATATACACAAATTATTGGACAAAAGCTAATGCAAGAGTACATTCTTGAAGCTTCTGGTAACAAAAATACTAAGGAATTAAATGGAATAATGTGGCTGTACAAGTAAAATGTGGTTTTGAATCAACCACGACCTATAAGCTTGAAAAGATTGTGCGGGAGGAATGGATCTATCTTACATTAATATGAATTTAAGAGcatttattaatttaagataTTCTCCAGAGATTTTTACACTAGAAAGAATTGggataacaaaaaatatttaagtatttaatttcCTACAATTTTgcaacacaaaaatatataaatcgaaaaacttcataaaatagttataaactATTTTCATAAGTCCtgtaatatatttcaaattctgAATGATTTGTCCTGGTGCAAAAGAgaaattttatcatatatattaatttatatagtaaaagttatataattaacattaatttttatgttattgtttttttgtgAGCTCTAGGGATTACATGTTGTATACGGTAATGTGTATATATTACaacagaagaaaatgaagaaaaattatttttttccctCTTCTATTTCGCCCTAACttcatgataaataataaatgctGAGAGAAAAAactactataattttttttgtaattaaattaaaaaaaatgaatcattaatatatatttagtgaTTTTGCCTTCTACCAcgatatatttcatataatccAATAATCATGTTATATACACTTTCCTTTTCTACTACACACTCTGTTTTTGTCTTTACATACAAAAATCAcagtatatttatatttatttaacacattataaagataaaataaggaaaatCTAAAGAGCAAAATTTCCAGCCACCCAGATTTTCTAACTTATTTTCAACTTAAGAACATCAGGcatttcttcctacacctcctactattttttcttatacttccaaatttttttaaattcttaaactattttatataactttttttaatttaaagtaacTCTTTTTTAAGGTTTTTCCTTCTGCAGTTTGAAGAACCTACATTCCCATCTTTTATGCTTTATTTCGTTAAAAAGATTTTAGATAATTTTAACggattttaaaaatagaatttttaaagacttcaacagattttaaaattcgttgaaagatttttttttcaatagattttgaaatttattaaaaaaaaaatttaacaaattttaaaatcttttgaaagattttttgaagactttaataaatttagaaatttgtTGAAGGATTTTTCCTTcaacgaatttcaaaatctgttaaaagaaaaatcctttggcaaatttctaaatttattgaaatttttttcagaaacttcaacaaattcaaaattcgTTAAAAGTCTAaggttttgttcacttgaatagattTGGGGAGAGtgcttgaatgaatttgagatgatttgaaagtaaattttttgttgtttatttgagtgaatttggagataaatgagagtgaatttggaagtaaagtttgtaagaattagtgtaagatttgattgagattaaaaaaatttacttttaaatccaCTCttatttacctccaaattcactcaaataaacaacaaaaaatttacttttaaatcctctcaaattcattcaagcactctcctccaaattcattcaagtgaacaaagtgtaaataaatttcgaaattcatCTAAAtcttttgttgattttgaaatttatcaaagcgtacgaattttgaaatttattgaagtatccaaattaaaatataggtTTCATACACCTTTTATTTCATGAAAAGAAATATACTGAggagtaattttaaaatttgaaggtATGAAAGGAATTGGAGATACATGAAGAAACGGTCCAAAAACATATTATCTAATAAACCACACATTGTATATGAATTATTAGTTAAGAGTTTCGAAATTTACCGTTAGAAAACGTGCTTTTTCAGATCTGGGAGGCTTTTCTGGCTCACCAAATATGCCTTTACCAAGTTTTGATCAATAATGGGTAATCACTCTCAACTCTTACAATGACATGTTTTGTGTGGTATAACTATCACACAAACATTCTTATTTATACCATCTCCCACCccttaatgaaataaaaaatattatatcatattttatgtgataagttaaatttaattagatatgaggataattaataaaattatatttcattgaTTATCTtatcaaacaaatttaatttaattagatatattatattataatctcACCTCCTAAATGGATTTAAGTACAAATAAAGAACTttcttatttaatcaatttcaatttaatagaATAGAAtgagataattaattaaattgtatttaatcaattatcttaatctataaaaaaaatttatttcattagaCCGGTGGTAACTAATTAAACTATCCGACATCCTTTCcttctaaataaatataaaaagaaatgtaATCTTACTATCTTATCTAATAAAATtcgatttaataaaatattgtacagactaacaaatcatattttattcaattattttaaccgtccaaaaaatttaattattaaaaaaggaattaaatcatattttatgtaattaaaatcaatataataattagAGGCAGTGAtccttaattaaataatatttaatcaattatcttaTTTAACAGATTCAATTTGTTAGATATGGATAATTGATTTAATCATCGATTATTTCATctaatcaaattcaatttaatttaatcagaTCTAGTTATAATgataatgaattaaatttaataaattatactatataatcaaatctattttaataatatataatt
This window of the Vigna angularis cultivar LongXiaoDou No.4 chromosome 7, ASM1680809v1, whole genome shotgun sequence genome carries:
- the LOC108336647 gene encoding protein NUCLEAR FUSION DEFECTIVE 4 — translated: MPSTAFQWLSLVGIIWLQSITGTNTNFPAYSSQLKQLLSISQFQLNNLAFASDAGKLFGFLSGLASIYLPLWLVLMIGSTLGLVGYGVQYLFITNHISSLSYWHVFFLTVLAGNSICWINTVCYVIAIRNFPSDRQVAVGITTSYQGLSAKVYTTIVDVAGHKKRAIAFLFLNSVLPLLVSLITTPVIREIEVTSPKHSRVGFDVIFAITIATGIYAVMSSLEFVSNKISSLGSLIGILVSLLMPMLVPLSMMIVGSWHKNTEKQRVYNFTTEAGHDERTENEVKEDEESEEVHDVGVREEVETKLMLRRLDFWLYFFVYLFGATLGLVFLNNLGQIAESRGYSGTSSLVSLSSSFGFFGRLMPSIIDYFYRDNRCAISKPGYMMVLMAPIAGAFFLLLNKTHLALYVSTAIIGVCNGAITSIAVSTTTELFGTKNFSVNHNVVVANIPVGSLLFGYLAAIVYHKGGNENGKCMGMECYRNTFIIWGSFSFFGTFLACILHLRTRKFYSHKL